In Cryptococcus deuterogattii R265 chromosome 4, complete sequence, a genomic segment contains:
- a CDS encoding kynurenine 3-monooxygenase: MTPVALAKHVLIVGGGIGGPVLAIALARHNIRSTVYEIRPFASNEGGALIISPNALCVLDKTLGMKDDILSAGYQYDNINIYSSDGLWLGAMVNGDEDEWGYRGVRVTRTALHNKLLDRCHAMEGVVSIQYGKVCEKVEEGEHGVRVTFADGTYGEGDILIGADGIYSRVRQELLGSASPSPAYEGLVGLWATTPRSVINIPSNMTLPAAIYTPPGLLLLFPIDPSGETIGWIAQRSAPERSKEGWKEYETSGDCVRATKADYEGVDYEPVKSLIASLDESQGKVWPPYSIPDIPTWHSKRICLIGDAAHAIPPSAGQGASQAIEDAGLLARLLAHGPAVEKGYEKLFEYFERTRRTRFQSIRSLTKQSSASRFELKGTLGWWLRKWSIWTFLRVLGSKGYYRDTKLMGYDITQEKLDF, from the exons ATGACACCAGTCGCACTGGCCAAACATGTACTCATCGTAGGAGGGGGCATTGGTGGGCCAGTTCTAGCCATCGCCCTCGCACGTCATAATATCCGATCGACGGTCTATGAGATCCGCCCTTTTGCTAGTAATGAAGGCGGGGcgctcatcatctctcctaACGCCCTCTGCGTGCTTGACAAAACTCTCGGCATGAAAGATGACATCCTCAGTGCCGGTTATCAGTATGATAATATTAATATATACTCTAGTGATGGCCTGTGGTTAGGGGCAATGGtcaatggagatgaagatgaatggggTTATAGAGGGGTGAGGGTTACCCGTACAGCACTGCATAACAAGCTGCTTGACCGGTGTCACGCGATGGAGGGGGTGGTGAGCATCCAGTACGGGAAAGTATGtgagaaggtggaagaaggagagcaTGGTGTTAGAGTTACTTTCGCTGACGGTACATACGGCGAAG GTGATATTCTCATCGGCGCAGATGGCATTTACTCCAGAGTCCGCCAAGAACTCCTCGGTTCAGCATCCCCTTCACCAGCTTACGAAGGCCTCGTCGGTCTTTGGGCTACTACCCCACGCTCCGTGATTAATATTCCTTCTAATATGACTCTCCCAGCAGCAATCTACACCCCTCccggccttcttctcctctttcccattGACCCCTCTGGCGAAACCATCGGCTGGATCGCCCAACGTTCAGCCCCCGAACGATCAAAAGAGGGCTGGAAGGAGTACGAAACTAGTGGGGATTGTGTGAGAGCTACCAAGGCGGATTATGAAGGGGTAGATTACGAGCCTGTGAAAAGTCTGATAGCAAGTCTAGATGAAAGTCAAGGAAAAGTGTGGCCACCGTATAGTATACCTGATATCCCAACATGGCATAGTAAACGAATCTGCCTAATCGGCGATGCGGCACATGCGATCCCTCCTTCGGCCGGACAGGGGGCATCACAAGCAATCGAAGATGCCGGACTCCTCGCCCGCTTGCTCGCACATGGGCCAGCTGTAGAAAAGGGGTATGAGAAATTGTTCGAGTATTTTgagaggacaaggagaacaCGGTTTCAGTCGATAAGGTCGTTAACGAAGCAAAGTAGTGCATCCAGGTTTGAGCTGAAGGGTACTCTGGGGTGGTGGTTGAGAAAGTGGTCGATTTGGACGTTTTTGAGAGTATTGGGTTCGAAAGGGTATTACAGGGATACGAAATTGATGGGGTATGATATCACGCAAGAGAAGCTTGACTTTTGA
- a CDS encoding heat shock transcription factor: MTTNLYAIAGPSKPTTPASTPSPRSEPPSPLKSLTSLPAHPLNPHGTSASNALTNQSSSTGIGISKPGLSVDENGEVMKVPAFLNKLYTMVSDSEVDDLIYWSESGDSFFVPNAELFGRELLPRWFKHSNFSSFVRQLNMYGFHKVPHLQSGALKNETPIELWEFANPYFKRGQPQLLTKVTRKNNRPSNSGVGSSSSVGGTGSGGGMNTRSASAAAASGSASGQIQQAIGQGHEADNHSASGKYLITDGTTPGSAPSPHASAGPLVGPQTLDLSAINSGIAAIRQTQASIATDLRKLQASNEALWRQAYETQEKQRKHEETIDLIVSFLERLFGTEGEGLKGLKEAMRRGVGVRRDRDGREGRDSRDSRFAEDEDGGQKKRRRVGIDRMIEGGIGDGIDEPVTIESPTSDNDRLVEIGSNSEYSIPSVKRTSSSSHPLSFGQLGSSRFTALPSEEPSPSASRSGSTPYEGLRTTKPNARGGGADVNVSDPTLGMNHLSPLSDTDPLLPSSSNALAPYSSHLPFPSSNPNPSSAWASNPSQPVLSPTSAAAAAHAYNLDPSLLQTTIGSLLQSPAAAQMFLNSLNASAQGQALASQPNPHNPSPLNPNANANANSNGNASISATAPGINAGGMGTGSGAKDLDPTLALFSPLPSHSALTSQSNDLLKSYNDALAVGEGVDNLQESIDSLVRSMGLDLPHGGSSAGIGIDDGTGIGTGTGGVDGEFNVDEFLQGLAKEGEGEGEEEKEREREVRVDGGGAVGASGSGAGTGHGGKEDVIA, translated from the exons ATGACAACAAATCTATACGCTATAGCAGGTCCTTCAAAACCCACAACTCCAGCATCAACCCCTTCTCCACGCTCGGAACCGCCTTCACCACTCAAATCACTCACATCACTTCCCGCACACCCGCTCAATCCGCATGGCACATCAGCCTCCAACGCACTCACGAATCAGTCGTCAAGCACAGGGATAGGCATTTCCAAGCCAGGACTAAGTGTGGATGAAAATGGAGAGGTCATGAAAGTGCCCGCGTTCCTGAACAAGCTGTATACGATGGTTAGCGATTCAGAGGTGGATGACTTAATCTACTGGTCGGAGAGTGGAGATTCATTTTTCG TGCCGAACGCAGAGCTATTCGGCAGGGAACTCTTACCGAGATGGTTTAAACATTCCAACTTTTCAAGTTTTGTCCGTCAACTCAATATGTATGGGTTTC ACAAAGTCCCCCATCTTCAGTCTGGCGCCCTGAAAAATGAAACGCCCATCGAATTATGGGAGTTCGCAAACCCCTATTTCAAACGCGGCCAACCCCAGCTTCTCACCAAAGTCACTCGCAAAAACAACCGACCTTCAAACTCTGGCGTCggatcttcatcttccgtcGGAGGAACCGGctctggaggaggaatgaaTACCCGTTCCgcatctgctgctgcagccTCTGGCTCTGCTTCTGGGCAAATCCAACAAGCCATTGGTCAAGGCCACGAAGCTGATAACCATTCCGCTTCAGGAAAGTATCTTATCACAGACGGTACCACCCCTGGCTCCGCCCCGTCTCCCCACGCCTCCGCCGGTCCACTGGTCGGGCCTCAAACCCTCGATCTTTCGGCGATCAACTCTGGTATCGCCGCCATACGCCAAACCCAAGCATCCATCGCTACCGATCTCCGTAAGCTCCAGGCGTCGAACGAGGCGCTTTGGAGGCAGGCATATGAGACacaggagaagcagaggaaacATGAAGAGACAATTGATTTGATTGTAAGCTTTTTGGAGAGGTTATTCGGgacagaaggagagggtTTGAAGGGGTTGAAGGAGGCGATGAGAAGGGGAGTTGGAGTGAGAAGGGAtagagatgggagagaaggtaGGGATTCAAGAGATTCGAGGTttgcggaggatgaagatggaggacagaagaagagaaggagggtagGAATCGATAGGATGATTGAGGGTGGCATCGGTGATGGAATAGACGAACCCGTCACGATTGAAAGCCCAACATCAGACAACGATCGCCTTGTCGAGATTGGGTCCAACTCGGAAtattccatcccttccgTCAAACgtacatcctcttcttcccacccaCTCTCCTTCGGCCAGCTCGGTTCCTCTCGATTTACCGCACTGCCTTCCGAagagccttctccttcagccTCTCGATCAGGATCTACACCTTACGAAGGTCTTCGCACCACGAAGCCTAACGCCCGTGGAGGTGGCGCGGACGTCAATGTGAGCGATCCAACATTAGGGATGAACCACCTTTCCCCCTTATCCGATACCGaccccctcctcccatcatcatccaacgCCCTTGCCCCATACTCCTCTcacctccccttcccttcctctaACCCTAATCCATCTTCCGCATGGGCTTCCAACCCTTCCCAACCCGTGCTCTCTCCAACATCCGCCGCAGCCGCCGCACACGCGTATAACCTCGATCCTTCTTTGCTCCAAACCACAATCGGGAGTTTACTCCAAAGTCCTGCAGCGGCGCAAATGTTTTTGAACTCGTTGAACGCCAGTGCGCAAGGTCAGGCTTTGGCTTCGCAGCCTAATCCTCATAATCCATCCCCCTTGAATCCGAACGCAAACGCAAACGCGAACTCGAACGGCAAcgcctccatctctgccaCTGCTCCTGGCATTAACGCCGGAGGCATGGGAACGGGATCAGGAGCCAAAGATCTTGACCCAAccctcgccctcttctcccctctcccctcccatTCCGCACTCACCTCCCAATCCAACGACCTTTTGAAATCCTACAATGATGCCCTCGCCGTCGGGGAAGGGGTTGACAATTTACAAGAGAGTATCGATAGTTTGGTGAGAAGTATGGGGTTGGATTTGCCTCATGGTGGATCTTCCGCAGGTATCGGTATCGACGATGGGACTGGAATTGGGACGGGGACAGGGGGAGTGGATGGAGAGTTTAATGTGGATGAATTCTTGCAGGGCTTGGCgaaggaaggtgaaggggaaggtgaagaggaaaaagaaagggaaagagaagtaaGAGTGGATGGGGGGGGTGCTGTTGGAGCATCAGGTTCAGGCGCAGGCACAGGACatggagggaaggaagatgtgaTTGCCTAG
- a CDS encoding exonuclease 1 (genome sequence mistake) translates to MGISGLLPLLKEVSVNGHISEFKGKKLAVDGYVWLHKGAFGCAEDLVKGKKSTKFVDYAMYRVRFLRHHGIEPFLVFDGGPLPAKKGTEVSRAKSRLENLEKARSLEAQGRMKEAKEAYTRCVDVTPEMAYQLIKALRAENVDYVVAPYEADAQLCFLEREGYVDGIITEDSDLLVFGCKQVIFKLDKDGQCVWIHRDRLAKVREFPMHGWTDMHFRRMAMLSGCDYLDSIPGIGIKTAHRLMRRFNSVEKLLQHIRLEGTYLIPPTYLSDFAQAELAFLYQRVYDPSLGRLVHLNPLPPTATGFQLGEEGEKWVGVDVEEGLARRMARGDVNPETGLEIVDEWPEFAGGSGGAGVAGEGAGVGGAVSSLGGKRQAKAHAVHGVHVQGPMDAFITRFKKPKHHHPKRGCPDKAHHANHDQHHIKSKLAPIHQPVGTYTSGASRLSDQLALRPLAENVMRDGEDGCTTEKVEVMSKFFGGKDKKQIRKQPKEEEKDGDGSEGKIELEWEEEEEEGEEGGGPTHSRSRSLTPTSTPIRIQQRRRSPSPAISSLIASSPRPLRPYPEWQANLSPPPKAFLLVPHLLSPQSSLLPFLLAHDKDLCRRRSISRAPQRQNARPRLYLISQFPPLPKRINESKG, encoded by the exons ATGGGCATATCAGgtcttctccccctcctGAAAGAGGTATCTGTAAATGGCCATATTTCAGAGTTTAAGGGTAAAAA ACTTGCTGTCGAT GGATATGTTTGGCTCCATAAAGGCGCGTTTGGGTGCGCAGAAGATCTTgtcaaagggaagaagagcacaAA ATTTGTCGATTATGCCATGTACCGTGTTAGATTCTTACGCCATCACGGGATAGAACCGTTCTTGGTATTCGATGGCGGGCCGTTACCTGCCAAGAAGGGCACTGAAGTTTCGCGAGCCAA GTCAAGGTTGGAGAACTTGGAAAAAGCTAGATCATTAGAAGCGCAAGGCCGAATGAAAGAGGCAAAGGAGGCATATACCCGATGTGTGGACGTCACCCCGGAAATGGCGTATCAGCTTATCAAA GCTCTGAGGGCGGAAAACGTCGATTATGTGGTGGCGCCTTATGAGGCAGACGCCCAATTATGTTTCCTTGAGCGCGAGGGATATGTAGATGGGATCATCACTGAAGACTCTGATTTGCTCGTATTTGGCTGTAAACAG GTCATATTCAAACTTGATAAGGATGGGCAATGTGTGTGGATTCATCGTGATCGGCTGGCGAAGGTGAGAGAGTTTCCAATGCACGGATGGACGGATATGCATTTCAGGCGAATGGCG ATGCTTTCAGGGTGTGATTATCTTGATTCGATACCCGGTATCGGTATCAAAACCGCACATCGCCTTATGCGGCGATTCAATTCTGTTGAAAAG CTCCTGCAGCATATCCGCCTTGAAGGCACCTACCTCATCCCACCAACATACCTCTCCGATTTCGCCCAAGCTGAACTCGCTTTCCTCTATCAAAGGGTATACGACCCCTCTCTCGGCCGTCTCGTGCATCTAAACCCCCTCCCACCTACGGCCACTGGTTTCCAACtgggggaagaaggggaaaagtGGGTAGGGGTTGATGTAGAGGAAGGGCTTgcgaggaggatggcgaGGGGAGATGTTAATCCCGAGACGGGATTGgagattgttgatgagtGGCCAGAGTTTGCGGGTGGGAGTGGAGGAGCCGGGGTAGCGGGAGAAGGGGCGGGGGTTGGTGGGGCTGTCAGTAGTCTGGGAGGCAAGCGACAAGCAAAGGCTCATGCGGTGCATGGGGTGCATGTGCAAGGGCCGATGGACGCGTTTATTACGA GGTTCAAGAAACCGAAACATCACCATCCTAAGCGCGGCTGTCCTGATAAGGCCCACCACGCCAATCACGACCAACACCATATCAAATCAAAGCTTGCCCCAATCCATCAGCCAGTGGGTACGTATACCTCTGGCGCTTCGCGGTTATCCGATCAACTTGCTTTACGGCCTTTGGCTGAGAATGTAATGcgagatggtgaagatggatgcACGACagaaaaggtggaggtgatgAGCAAGTTTTTCGGGGGAAAAGATAAGAAGCAGATTCGGAAACAgccaaaggaagaagagaaggatggggatgggagtgAAGGAAAAATTGAGCTCgagtgggaagaagaagaagaggaaggagaagaagggggcGGGCCTACTCATTCGCGATCGCGTTCTCTGACGCCTACCTCAACACCGATACGTATCCAGCAACGACGGCGGTCACCATCCCCGGCCATATCATCCCTCATCGCTAGCTCTCCCCGCCCCCTCCGCCCCTACCCCGAATGGCAAGCCAAtctttcccctccccccaaagcttttctccttgtccctcaccttctctctccccagtcatctctccttccttttcttcttgctcaCGACAAAGATTTATGTCGCAGACGCAGTATATCACGAGCCCCCCAGCGGCAGAATGCTCGTCCCCGCCTGTACTTGATTTCCcaatttcctcctttgccaAAGAGGATAAACGAAAGCAAGGGATGA
- a CDS encoding serine/arginine repetitive matrix protein 1 yields the protein MADTGMRGTNALQDSRFKDKELASIKSTKFPKHFSEKVDLRKVNISVLRPWVAEKVTELIKVEDDIVVEYVFGMLEDRDNPTPDPKKMQVSLVGFMDKYGAAAFMDALWKLLLSAQKTVGGVPAEFIEAKKQELQRKQQESSSLPLPPLPPSSASHSQARSSAGPVGRSRAEDYYGREPRGGFGGRGGDRGGRGDFSRGRDSRDARDSRDGRDGLPTRPYPPPRSPRNRSRSRSRSRSRSPPPRSSGRFSDRDRERERDWGNRRGNKRAGESFRDRPRDDGWASRGGGGGSSANSRERNYRRPTPPHRPSPPPASAAQTRSRGTGRGRSFSRSPPPPRRSRSRSRSRSRSLSRPLPPRSRSRTPSPSPVRLRRAHGHEYGRGSPGRGRSPSRSRSRSRSRSRSRGRSDTPPRTQTRKHPRSVSRSRTRSRSRSRSRTPVRRRTRDYSPTPEL from the exons ATGGCAGACACTGGTATGCGGGGCACAAACGCCCTTCAAGACTCT AGGTTCAAAGATAAAGAACTTGCCAGCATCAAATCCACCAAATTCCCTAAACATTTCTCTGAAAAAGTCGATCTCCGCAAAGTCAACATCTCCGTCCTCCGTCCTTGGGTTGCTGAAAAGGTTACCGAGCTTATcaaagtggaggatgatatTGTTGTGGAGTATGTCTTTGGGATGCTTGAAGATCGTGACAATCCT ACTCCCGAtccgaagaagatgcaagTCTCCCTCGTAGGGTTTATGGACAAGTACGGTGCTGCCGCATTCATGGACGCTCTTTGGAAACTGCTTCTTTCGGCGCAAAAGACGGTGGGCGGTGTTCCTGCCGAG TTTATCGAAGCCAAAAAACAAGAACTGCAACGAAAACAACAAgaatcctcctctctccctcttcctcctcttcctccctcttcgGCATCCCATTCGCAAGCACGCTCGTCCGCCGGCCCAGTAGGAAGATCAAGAGCAGAAGATTACTATGGCCGTGAACCTCGTGGAGGGTTTGGTGGACGTGGTGGTGATCgtggaggacgaggggATTTCTCTCGAGGAAGAGACTCTCGAGACGCGCGCGACTCGCGAGACGGGCGAGATGGACTCCCTACCCGACCATACCCCCCTCCCCGCTCGCCCCGTAACCGATCCCGATCCCGATCCCGCTCGCGTTCCcgttctcctccaccccgCAGCTCTGGCCGATTCTCCGACCGCGATCGCGAACGAGAACGAGACTGGGGTAATCGCCGCGGTAATAAAAGGGCAGGTGAATCGTTTAGAGATCGACCACGAGACGATGGATGGGCTTCCcgcggcggcggtggtggttcTTCCGCCAACTCTAGGGAAAGGAATTACCGTCGCCCGACCCCACCTCACCGtccttccccaccacccGCTTCTGCGGCCCAAACGCGAAGTCGAGGCACGGGCAGGGGTCGATCCTTCTCAcgttctcctcctccgcctcgTCGTTCCCGTTCACGCTCGCGTTCTCGATCTCGATCCCTCTCACGCCCGCTGCCTCCTCGTTCACGTTCACGTACCCCTTCGCCTTCCCCTGTTCGTTTGCGCCGTGCCCACGGACACGAATACGGGCGTGGGTCACCTGGTCGTGGTAGGAGCCCGAGCCGAAGCCGTAGTCGAAGTCGAAGTCGAAGCAGGAGTAGGGGAAGGAGTGATACCCCACCACGTACGCAAACTCGAAAACACCCACGATCCGTGTCCAGATCGCGAACACGGTCCCGCTCACGATCTCGATCTCGAACACCTGTCAGACGACGGACGAGGGATTACTCTCCCACACCTGAACTTTAA